A single Lactuca sativa cultivar Salinas chromosome 8, Lsat_Salinas_v11, whole genome shotgun sequence DNA region contains:
- the LOC111891907 gene encoding uncharacterized protein LOC111891907 translates to MPLHLKSYKEHCNPLFLCILSFVSSPRSSLPLVRSISSKYITMIDIKCNCGATTVIRTSYSKRNPGKLYYACTVKGPLCKFIGWVNDYDQDCDCMAFRMKLEEQNRKLKLYLVISWVFFVSVLIYKV, encoded by the exons ATGCCGTTACACCTTAAATCTTATAAAGAACACTGCAACCCTCTTTTCCTCTGTATCCTCTCGTTCGTCTCTTCCCCTCGTTCGTCTCTTCCCCTCGTTCGATCGATTTCTTCCAAATACATAACAATGATCGATATTAAATGCAATTGTGGAGCCACTACAGTGATTCGCACATCTTATAGCAAAAGAAACCCTGGGAAACTCTATTATGCTTGTACAGTAAAG GGACCATTATGCAAGTTCATAGGATGGGTGAATGATTATGATCAGGACTGTGATTGTATGGCGTTTAGGATGAAACTTGAAGAACAAAATCGCAAATTGAAGCTTTACCTAGTTATTAGCTGGGTTTTTTTTGTTTCAGTCCTTATATATAAAGTGTAG